In Leptotrichia buccalis C-1013-b, the genomic window AAATTGCTGAAAAATGTGGCGGAAAAGGAAAAAATCACGATTGATGAGGCAAGTCTGGATTTGATTTACAGAAAATCAGAGGGAAGTGCGAGAGACAGTTTTTCTATTTTTGAGCAAGTTGTATCAAATTTTAATAATGAAGAAATTGATATTACGAAGACTCAAAATGCTTTGGGAGTTGTACCTGATGTCATTTTGGAAGAATTTTTGAATTTAATAAAAGACGGGAATAAGGAAAAATTAGTTGATTTTATTGATAAAATTTGGGAAGAAGGGCTTATTATTGAAACTTTTTTAAAGGATTTTTCCTATTATCTGAAAGAGCAGTTTAAGAAAAAGACTGATTTATCGGTAAATTTCCTGCTGGATACAATTAGTGCAATTTTTTTCACATTAAACGAATTTAAATATGAAGAAGATAAACGACTGCTTGGCTATGTCCTAATTCACGAACTTTATAAAACTCAGCGAAAAAATTTAAGGCAAAACAACATTTCAGAAGAACCAGTTTCCTCAGTAAATTCGGCTTTTAGTAAATCTGATATGAATGAAATGTCAACTATGATTTATGAAAAAGTTATGAATCAAATTTCAATAAATCCAAAAATTGAGAAAGCTGCTTTTAATTCAAAAGAAAATGCTGAAATTACAGAAAAAACTGAAAATGAAAAAATTGTCAAAAATTACGATATTTCAATTTTTTCTGAAAAATGGAGAAAAATTCTGAATGAAATAAAAAAGGAAAGTGTAATGCTGGCAGCACTTGCAGTTGAAAGCTATCCTGCGAAAATCGAAAACGGGATACTTTACATAAAATTTCCAAACGACCAGAAATTTCACAGTGAACAAATTCTACTGCCAGAGAAAAAGCCAAAAGTTGAAAAAATTATTAATACACTTTGTAATACCGATGTTACAATTCAAACTCTTCTTGAAGATGAAAGTTCACAAAATCAGGAAGATAAATTTTTACAAAAGGCTATAAATTTTTTTGATGGAGAAATTTTAGAAAGAAAATAACATTAAAATATCAAATAAACTTAATGAAAGAAAGGAATGATAGATATGAAAATTAAAGTGATTTTGAAGGAAACTATAAAAGGTGTAGGGAAAAAAGATGAAATTGTAGAAGTGAAAGATGGATATGCAAATAACTTTTTATTGAACAAAAATAAAGCCATACTTGCAACTCCTGAAAATATTAACAAATTAAAGGCAAGAAATGAAAAAATTAAAAAAAATCACGATAAAGATGTAAAAAATGCAAATGAATTAAAGGAACAGCTAGCTTCAAAAGAAATTGTGCTAAAAGTGAAAGCTGGAGAAAATAATAAAGTGTTTGGTTCAATTGGAGCAAAGGAAATTGTGGAAGCATTGAAAGAGCAGTTGAATATTACAATTGACAAGAAAAAAGTTTCCGCAAGTGCAAAATTGAAGGAAATTGGAGTGCATAATGTAGAACTAAAGCTTCATTCTGAAGTAAAAGCAGTATTAAAGGTTAGAGTGGAAGCTAAATAGTTTTCATAAACCTGAACTATAAAATGGAAAGAGAGAAATAAAAATGGCATTGTATAATTCAGAAGATGAAGAAGACAGAGGCAGTCCCTTTAGCATAAAAGCGGAAGAAGCATTACTTGGGTCAATTTTTATAAATCCCAATGTTATGGGAGATATTGTTGACGTTATAACGGCAGAAGATTTTTATAAAAACAATTATAAATTAATTTTTTCTGAAATGGTAAAAGCCTACAACAATGGCAAAATCATTGATGTCCTGTTAATAATTGAGTCCTTGAAAAAAAATGAAGTAATGGAGGAAGTTGGAGGCGAGGACATTATTTATGATTTAACGGAAGTAGTGCCGACCGCAGCAAATGCAGTTAATTATGCTCAAATTATAAAAGAAAAGTCAATACAGCGACAATTAATCACCATTGGAGAAAAAATTGTAAAAATGGCTATGCGTGGTTATGAAAATATCGATGCCATGCTTGACAAGTCTGAAAGTATGATTTTTAAAATAGCAGAATCCAAACAGAAAAAAGATATTGTCCCTTTGGCAGATTTAGTTCAAGTTAAAATCTCACATCTGGATAGCTATACAGAAAATAAAGGAAAAATAACTGGAATTTCTTCCGGATTCAGCAGATTTGACAATATAACAAGCGGATTTCATGGTTCTGACTTATTAATTCTTGCGGCACGTCCAGCTATGGGGAAAACCGCTTTTGCCTTAAATCTGGCAACAAATGTGGCAAAGCAGGGAAAAAGCGTACTCGTTTACAGTCTGGAAATGGGAAATGAACAACTTTTTGACAGACTTATAGCAAGTGAGTCTAAAATACGTTTAAAATCCCTAAAAGACAGCACACTGACATCTGAAGAACTAATAAGTATGGGAAACGGTCTTGGACGGCTTTCTGAACTTCCAATTTATATTTCAGATTCATCAAGTGTAACTATGCTGGATATAAAAGCTACGGCAAGAAGATTAAAATCTGAAGGAAAACTGGATTTTATGCTAATTGATTACCTTCAGTTAATAAGTCCTGCAGAAAATTCAAGAAAAAGCCGTGAACAGGAAATATCTGAAATTTCGCGTTCTTTAAAAATATTGGCAAAAGAGCTTAACATACCAATTGTAACACTTTCGCAATTATCCCGTGGAGTAGAGCAGAGAGTGGATAAAAGACCAATTTTGTCAGATTTGCGGGAATCAGGAGCTATCGAGCAAGATGCAGATATGGTAATGTTTTTATACCGTGAAAAATATTATAATAAGGACACTGCTACAGAAGTGGACAATGTAAATATTCCAAGTAAATATACACAAAATTTTGAAGAAACACAAAAAGAAGATA contains:
- the dnaX gene encoding DNA polymerase III subunit gamma/tau — encoded protein: MNITLYRKYRPQNFDEIAGQEFVLRAIKNSLRENKLSHAYLFTGPRGVGKTTIARLIAKGVNCLNSENVTDNPCGECENCREISQGISMDMIEIDAASNRGIDEIRELKEKINYQPVKGRKKIYIIDEVHMLTKEAFNALLKTLEEPPSHVIFILATTEIDKIPDTVISRCQRYDFLPIDKKDIKKLLKNVAEKEKITIDEASLDLIYRKSEGSARDSFSIFEQVVSNFNNEEIDITKTQNALGVVPDVILEEFLNLIKDGNKEKLVDFIDKIWEEGLIIETFLKDFSYYLKEQFKKKTDLSVNFLLDTISAIFFTLNEFKYEEDKRLLGYVLIHELYKTQRKNLRQNNISEEPVSSVNSAFSKSDMNEMSTMIYEKVMNQISINPKIEKAAFNSKENAEITEKTENEKIVKNYDISIFSEKWRKILNEIKKESVMLAALAVESYPAKIENGILYIKFPNDQKFHSEQILLPEKKPKVEKIINTLCNTDVTIQTLLEDESSQNQEDKFLQKAINFFDGEILERK
- the rplI gene encoding 50S ribosomal protein L9, whose translation is MKIKVILKETIKGVGKKDEIVEVKDGYANNFLLNKNKAILATPENINKLKARNEKIKKNHDKDVKNANELKEQLASKEIVLKVKAGENNKVFGSIGAKEIVEALKEQLNITIDKKKVSASAKLKEIGVHNVELKLHSEVKAVLKVRVEAK
- the dnaB gene encoding replicative DNA helicase, producing MALYNSEDEEDRGSPFSIKAEEALLGSIFINPNVMGDIVDVITAEDFYKNNYKLIFSEMVKAYNNGKIIDVLLIIESLKKNEVMEEVGGEDIIYDLTEVVPTAANAVNYAQIIKEKSIQRQLITIGEKIVKMAMRGYENIDAMLDKSESMIFKIAESKQKKDIVPLADLVQVKISHLDSYTENKGKITGISSGFSRFDNITSGFHGSDLLILAARPAMGKTAFALNLATNVAKQGKSVLVYSLEMGNEQLFDRLIASESKIRLKSLKDSTLTSEELISMGNGLGRLSELPIYISDSSSVTMLDIKATARRLKSEGKLDFMLIDYLQLISPAENSRKSREQEISEISRSLKILAKELNIPIVTLSQLSRGVEQRVDKRPILSDLRESGAIEQDADMVMFLYREKYYNKDTATEVDNVNIPSKYTQNFEETQKEDKSEMEKVELIIGKHRSGPTGTIELGFRPSYQQFVNVVDDEFAPSPE